The following proteins come from a genomic window of Polaribacter dokdonensis:
- a CDS encoding DUF6913 domain-containing protein, translating into MKKKFIKRNFQKLLLEKEQNRVVATDEIKTVGIISTEEISNWIDVKQAVEDHFKVHNTKIYSYRPYSRKQETSFKHFTEKDFNWKGQVSQPNFKVFIEQPFDLLIGFFNKKNLYVENAVLRSNAKFKAGISKVNQDLYDIEIAGYPKNTNQFLEELKKYLIILKKVKN; encoded by the coding sequence TTGAAAAAGAAGTTTATCAAAAGAAACTTTCAAAAACTACTTTTAGAAAAAGAGCAGAATAGGGTAGTAGCTACAGATGAAATTAAAACTGTAGGTATTATTTCTACAGAAGAAATCTCTAATTGGATAGATGTTAAACAAGCTGTGGAAGATCATTTTAAAGTACATAACACCAAGATTTACAGCTATAGACCTTATAGCAGAAAGCAAGAAACCTCTTTTAAACACTTTACAGAAAAAGATTTTAATTGGAAAGGCCAGGTTTCACAACCTAATTTTAAGGTGTTTATAGAGCAGCCTTTCGATTTATTAATAGGTTTTTTTAATAAGAAAAACTTGTATGTAGAAAATGCAGTTTTACGATCTAATGCCAAATTTAAAGCTGGTATTTCTAAGGTTAATCAAGACTTATATGATATTGAAATTGCAGGATATCCAAAAAACACAAATCAATTTTTAGAAGAATTAAAAAAGTACTTGATAATTCTGAAAAAAGTAAAAAATTAA
- the dapA gene encoding 4-hydroxy-tetrahydrodipicolinate synthase, whose product MQKFVGTGVALITPFKEDLSVDVEALKKLVNFNIENGTNYLVINGTTGESATITKEEKQQIIDVIIKENNKRVPLVLGVGGNNTAEVVKEFKTRDFTGIDGILSVAPYYSKPTQEGFYQHYKALAEATELPIILYNVPGRTAKNMEPATTIRLANDFTNIVGVKEAGNIQQQYNSLLKDKPKDFLVISGDDDLALGVALAGGSGVISVIGQAFPAEFSKMIQLGLEGKNKEAYQIHFKLMDIIDYIFEENNPAGIKTVLKELSICGNEVRLPLVKASNQLTEKIAKYVASF is encoded by the coding sequence ATGCAAAAATTTGTTGGTACAGGTGTAGCTTTAATTACACCCTTTAAAGAAGATTTATCTGTAGATGTTGAGGCACTTAAAAAGTTAGTAAACTTTAATATAGAAAATGGTACAAATTATTTGGTAATTAATGGTACAACAGGTGAAAGTGCTACTATTACTAAAGAAGAAAAACAGCAGATTATAGATGTAATTATTAAAGAGAACAATAAAAGAGTCCCTTTAGTATTAGGTGTTGGTGGTAACAATACAGCTGAAGTTGTTAAAGAATTTAAAACTAGAGATTTTACAGGTATAGATGGTATTTTATCTGTAGCACCTTACTATAGTAAACCAACGCAAGAAGGGTTTTATCAACATTACAAAGCTTTAGCAGAAGCAACAGAGTTGCCAATAATTTTATACAATGTTCCTGGTAGAACTGCCAAAAATATGGAGCCAGCAACAACAATTAGGTTAGCCAATGATTTTACCAATATTGTAGGTGTAAAAGAAGCTGGTAATATACAGCAACAATACAATAGCTTATTAAAAGATAAACCAAAAGATTTCTTAGTTATTTCTGGAGACGATGATTTAGCTTTAGGTGTAGCCTTAGCAGGTGGTTCAGGAGTAATTTCTGTAATTGGTCAGGCTTTTCCAGCTGAATTTTCTAAAATGATTCAATTAGGTTTAGAAGGTAAAAACAAAGAAGCTTATCAAATTCATTTTAAGTTGATGGATATTATCGACTATATTTTTGAAGAAAACAATCCTGCAGGAATTAAAACTGTTTTAAAAGAGTTAAGTATTTGTGGTAATGAAGTGCGTTTACCATTAGTAAAAGCTAGTAATCAGTTAACAGAAAAGATAGCTAAATATGTAGCTTCTTTCTAA
- a CDS encoding outer membrane protein assembly factor BamD, translating to MQKIKNLAYLLALSLLLNSCGEYQKVLNKGSVEEKYKMAVKMYETKKFSKALRLFEKITPAYRGKPQMERIQFMVAQANFNVKNYTTAGYYFDRFTKNYPSSSKNEEAAFLSAYSYKLASPVSSKDPTDTRKALEAFQMFINNYPDSDKVEEANENYKELRYKLQKKYFDIAKVYYTTADYDMRNYKAAIQAFDNLLSDYLGSEFKEEALYYRLKAAHDFVLKSTERRRPERIKDAIEAYDKLVRNYPESQFLEDANEMLATLQKEEVRVAALMAKVKEIEKGKVLNNN from the coding sequence ATGCAAAAAATTAAAAATTTAGCGTATTTATTGGCTTTAAGTCTTTTATTAAACTCTTGTGGTGAATACCAAAAAGTGTTAAATAAAGGTAGTGTAGAAGAAAAATACAAGATGGCCGTAAAAATGTACGAAACAAAAAAATTTAGCAAGGCATTGCGTTTGTTCGAAAAAATTACACCAGCTTACAGAGGTAAACCACAAATGGAGCGTATTCAGTTTATGGTTGCACAGGCTAATTTTAATGTAAAAAATTATACAACTGCTGGGTATTATTTTGATCGTTTTACAAAAAACTATCCAAGTAGTTCTAAGAATGAAGAAGCAGCTTTTTTATCTGCATATAGTTACAAGTTAGCATCACCAGTTTCGAGTAAAGATCCTACAGATACTAGAAAAGCATTAGAAGCTTTTCAGATGTTTATTAACAACTATCCAGATTCAGATAAAGTAGAAGAAGCTAATGAGAACTATAAAGAATTAAGATATAAATTACAGAAAAAATATTTCGATATTGCAAAAGTGTATTACACAACTGCAGATTATGATATGAGAAACTACAAAGCTGCAATACAAGCTTTTGATAATCTTTTATCAGATTATTTAGGTTCTGAATTTAAAGAAGAAGCTTTATATTACAGATTAAAAGCAGCTCATGATTTTGTGCTTAAAAGTACAGAAAGAAGAAGACCAGAAAGAATTAAGGATGCTATTGAAGCATATGATAAATTAGTAAGAAATTACCCAGAATCTCAGTTTTTAGAAGACGCTAATGAAATGTTAGCTACATTACAAAAAGAAGAAGTAAGAGTAGCTGCACTTATGGCAAAAGTAAAAGAAATAGAAAAAGGTAAGGTTTTAAATAATAATTAA
- a CDS encoding DNA-directed RNA polymerase subunit omega: MDYKDTKAAISTITYNKNEIEAPTENIYEAISIIAKRANQINSDLKKELVDKLDEFATYNDSLEEVFENKEQIEVSKFYERLPKPTAIAVEEWLNDKVYYRTPEAE; this comes from the coding sequence ATGGATTATAAAGATACAAAAGCAGCTATAAGTACTATTACTTATAACAAGAATGAGATTGAAGCACCTACTGAAAATATCTACGAAGCAATTTCTATTATTGCTAAAAGAGCAAATCAAATTAATTCTGATTTAAAGAAAGAATTAGTAGATAAATTAGATGAGTTTGCTACTTATAATGATAGTTTAGAAGAAGTTTTTGAGAACAAAGAGCAAATAGAAGTTTCTAAATTTTACGAGCGTTTACCAAAGCCAACTGCAATTGCTGTAGAAGAATGGTTAAATGACAAAGTATATTACAGAACTCCAGAAGCAGAATAA
- the coaBC gene encoding bifunctional phosphopantothenoylcysteine decarboxylase/phosphopantothenate--cysteine ligase CoaBC, with protein sequence MSVLSGKKILLGITAGIAAYKTASLVRLLIKLDADVKVIMTPASKDFITPLTLSTLSKNPVNSTFYDKEDENEVWNNHVDLGLWADYFLIAPATANTLAKMANGICDNLLLATYLSAKCPVYFAPAMDLDMYKHPSTIESLSKLQSFKNIMIPATSGELASGLVGEGRMAEPEDIVSFIEKDVFSKLPLKGKKVLITAGPTYEAIDPVRFIGNHSSGKMGFAIAKTAANLGAEVYLISGPSHQQIKHSLIHRINVVSAEEMYAEAHNYFKDVDIAILSAAVADYKPKNVVDQKIKKKDASLTIELAPTKDILASLGAIKKQQFLVGFALETNNELENAKNKIKRKNLDAIVLNSLRDKGAGFATNTNKITIIDKDFNEKPFNLKSKNEVAKDIINEIIIKLHA encoded by the coding sequence ATGTCTGTTTTAAGTGGTAAAAAAATTCTTTTAGGTATTACTGCAGGAATTGCTGCTTATAAAACAGCCAGTTTAGTTCGCTTACTTATAAAATTAGACGCAGATGTTAAAGTTATTATGACACCTGCGTCTAAAGATTTTATAACACCTCTTACACTTTCCACACTTTCTAAAAACCCTGTTAACTCTACTTTTTATGATAAAGAAGATGAAAACGAGGTTTGGAACAACCATGTAGATTTAGGTCTTTGGGCAGATTATTTTTTAATTGCTCCAGCCACTGCAAATACATTGGCTAAAATGGCAAATGGTATTTGCGATAATTTATTATTAGCAACTTACTTATCTGCAAAATGTCCAGTTTATTTTGCACCTGCAATGGATTTGGATATGTATAAACATCCATCAACCATAGAAAGTTTATCTAAACTTCAATCCTTTAAAAACATTATGATTCCTGCTACTTCTGGAGAACTAGCTAGTGGCTTAGTTGGCGAAGGTAGAATGGCTGAGCCAGAAGATATTGTTTCATTTATAGAGAAAGATGTATTTTCTAAATTACCTTTAAAAGGTAAAAAGGTATTAATTACTGCTGGGCCAACTTACGAGGCAATAGATCCTGTGCGTTTTATAGGTAATCATTCTTCAGGTAAAATGGGTTTTGCAATTGCTAAAACTGCTGCAAATCTAGGTGCAGAAGTATATTTAATTTCTGGACCAAGTCATCAACAGATTAAACATTCATTAATACATAGAATTAATGTAGTTTCTGCAGAAGAAATGTATGCAGAAGCACATAATTATTTTAAAGATGTAGATATAGCAATATTATCTGCAGCAGTTGCAGATTATAAGCCAAAAAATGTTGTAGATCAGAAAATAAAAAAGAAAGATGCTTCGTTAACTATTGAGTTAGCACCAACAAAAGATATTTTAGCATCTCTTGGAGCTATCAAAAAGCAACAATTCTTAGTAGGTTTTGCTTTAGAGACGAATAATGAATTAGAAAATGCAAAAAATAAAATAAAGCGTAAAAATTTAGACGCTATTGTTTTAAACTCACTCAGAGATAAAGGTGCAGGTTTTGCAACGAATACAAATAAAATTACTATTATTGATAAAGATTTTAATGAGAAACCATTTAATTTAAAATCTAAAAATGAGGTTGCTAAAGATATCATCAACGAAATTATAATTAAGCTACATGCGTAA
- a CDS encoding DUF4835 family protein, with the protein MRNLLVLFILLLFANEINSQELNCSVKINYEQIAGSNRQVFVTLENALSEFINKTKWTDRVVQAEERVDCAMNIIITSRNDNTFNATLQVQSSRPIYGSSYLTPILNIKDNDFTFRYNEFDPLNYNRNAFDSNLISTIVFYVYTILGVDADTFSKFGGDFELKEAQNVMLQAQQSGLASWQNVVGKQNRYLLIDNILAPKLKKYREVLYDYHIKGMDNFVSNKEFAKQTIEASVLSMEQLFNKTVGNYLIRIFFDAKANEIVNIYSDGPRTKNSSNVSRTLKRISPNNNAKWRNIE; encoded by the coding sequence ATGCGTAATCTATTAGTGCTTTTTATTTTGTTATTGTTTGCCAATGAAATTAATTCGCAAGAATTAAATTGTTCGGTAAAAATAAATTACGAGCAAATTGCTGGTTCTAATAGGCAAGTATTTGTAACCTTAGAAAATGCATTATCAGAATTTATCAATAAAACAAAATGGACAGACAGAGTTGTTCAGGCAGAGGAAAGAGTAGATTGTGCAATGAACATAATTATTACCTCTAGAAACGATAATACTTTTAATGCAACTTTACAAGTGCAATCTTCAAGACCAATTTATGGCTCAAGTTATTTAACACCTATACTAAATATTAAGGATAACGATTTTACATTTCGTTACAATGAGTTTGATCCTTTAAACTATAATAGAAACGCTTTTGATAGTAATTTAATTTCTACCATTGTTTTTTATGTATATACCATTTTAGGAGTAGATGCAGATACCTTCTCAAAATTTGGTGGAGATTTCGAATTAAAAGAAGCACAGAATGTGATGTTACAAGCACAGCAAAGTGGGTTAGCTTCTTGGCAAAATGTGGTTGGTAAACAAAATCGCTATTTGTTGATAGATAATATATTAGCTCCTAAACTTAAAAAGTATAGAGAGGTACTTTACGATTATCATATAAAAGGAATGGACAATTTTGTATCGAACAAAGAGTTTGCAAAACAGACTATAGAAGCCAGTGTGCTTTCTATGGAGCAACTTTTTAATAAAACAGTAGGTAACTATTTGATTAGAATCTTTTTTGATGCCAAAGCCAATGAGATTGTAAATATTTATTCAGATGGACCAAGAACTAAAAATAGTTCTAATGTTAGTAGAACCTTAAAAAGAATTTCTCCAAATAATAATGCAAAGTGGAGAAATATTGAGTAA
- the recN gene encoding DNA repair protein RecN, whose protein sequence is MLTQLSINNYALINQLAIDFSSGLSIITGETGAGKSILLGALGLVLGNRADLSSLKDTSRKCVVEAKVAIENYNLKAFFNEVDLDYEAETIIRREILPSGKSRAFVNDTPVKLSVLNELRVKLIDVHSQHQTMQLSDNSFQFTILDALAKNQSELEKYVVHFKKLNQLKKEFQELEQAQKEANQKHDYNLHLFNELDEANVKVDEQEELEEKLEKLNNIEDIKLNLSEALEISENEEIGLQNLLSTLENRLSKISSFSKEYQSLSERITSVKIEFDDIVAELENANDNVDFNPNEIEELNDRLQLIYNLQKKHYVNSNQELLTILEELADKVSQVENAEETINNKKKEIEIVSKKLDAIALIITKNRTKAIPNLTKELETLLADLGMENARFSIKVKPTTSYFTNGKDELSFLFSANKGGNFGELKKVASGGELSRIMLSVKKVLSANTQLPTIIFDEIDTGVSGEVSNKIAAIMQQMSKNMQVIAITHLPQIAAKGNNHYKVFKKEIKGVTTTNLKQLSTEERVVEIAEMLSGKDISDSALTHAKELLN, encoded by the coding sequence TTGCTTACACAACTTTCTATTAATAACTATGCTTTAATCAATCAATTAGCCATTGATTTTTCTTCTGGTTTATCTATAATTACTGGAGAAACTGGTGCAGGTAAATCCATTTTATTGGGTGCATTAGGCTTGGTTTTAGGGAATAGAGCAGATTTATCATCTCTAAAAGATACCTCAAGAAAATGTGTGGTAGAAGCCAAGGTTGCTATAGAAAATTATAACTTAAAAGCTTTTTTTAACGAAGTAGATTTAGATTACGAAGCAGAAACAATTATTAGAAGAGAAATTTTACCTTCAGGTAAATCTAGAGCTTTCGTAAATGATACACCTGTTAAACTTAGTGTTTTAAACGAGTTGAGAGTAAAATTAATAGATGTGCATTCACAGCATCAAACCATGCAATTGTCAGATAATAGTTTTCAGTTTACAATTTTAGATGCACTTGCAAAAAATCAAAGCGAATTAGAGAAGTACGTTGTACATTTCAAAAAACTAAATCAGTTAAAAAAGGAATTTCAAGAATTAGAACAAGCTCAAAAAGAGGCCAATCAAAAACACGATTATAATTTACATTTGTTTAATGAGTTAGATGAAGCAAATGTAAAGGTAGATGAGCAAGAAGAGTTAGAAGAAAAGCTAGAAAAACTTAATAACATAGAAGATATAAAGCTTAATCTTTCAGAAGCTTTAGAAATATCAGAAAATGAAGAAATTGGGCTACAGAATTTACTCTCTACATTAGAGAATAGATTGTCTAAAATATCTTCTTTTTCTAAAGAATATCAGAGTCTATCAGAAAGAATCACTTCAGTAAAAATTGAGTTCGATGATATTGTTGCAGAATTAGAAAATGCAAATGATAATGTAGATTTCAATCCTAATGAAATTGAGGAATTAAATGACAGGCTTCAATTAATCTATAATTTACAGAAAAAGCATTATGTAAATTCTAACCAAGAGCTACTAACTATTCTAGAAGAATTGGCAGACAAAGTTTCTCAAGTAGAAAATGCAGAGGAAACTATCAATAATAAAAAGAAGGAGATTGAAATTGTATCAAAAAAATTAGATGCAATTGCTTTAATCATCACAAAAAATAGAACAAAAGCAATACCTAATTTAACCAAAGAATTAGAAACACTTTTAGCAGATTTAGGAATGGAAAACGCTCGTTTTTCTATAAAAGTAAAACCTACAACTTCTTATTTTACCAATGGTAAAGATGAACTTTCGTTTTTATTTTCAGCAAATAAAGGAGGAAATTTCGGTGAATTAAAAAAAGTGGCTTCAGGTGGAGAGTTATCTAGAATAATGCTTTCAGTAAAAAAAGTGTTATCTGCAAATACACAATTACCAACTATTATTTTCGATGAAATAGATACAGGTGTTTCAGGAGAGGTTTCTAATAAAATAGCTGCTATAATGCAACAAATGAGTAAAAATATGCAAGTAATTGCAATTACTCATTTACCACAAATTGCAGCAAAAGGTAATAACCATTACAAAGTATTTAAGAAGGAAATTAAGGGTGTAACTACAACCAACTTAAAACAACTTTCTACAGAAGAAAGAGTGGTAGAAATAGCAGAAATGTTAAGTGGTAAAGACATTTCAGATTCAGCTTTAACGCATGCAAAAGAGTTATTAAATTAA
- a CDS encoding enoyl-ACP reductase FabI: MYNLLKGKRGIIFGALNEQSIAWKVAERAHEEGATFVLTNAPIALRMGELNALAEKTNSQVIGADATSMDDLNNLVEKSMEILGGKIDFVLHSIGMSVNVRKGKHYTDPKYDFTTKGWDISAVSFHKVMNVLYNKNAMSEWGSIVALTYMAAQRVFPDYNDMADNKAYLESIARSFGYFFGRDHKVRVNTISQSPTPTTAGSGVKGFDGFIEYAEKMSPLGNATALECADYTITMFSDLTKKVTLQNLFHDGGFSNMGVSDPVMDKFVGEE; this comes from the coding sequence ATGTACAATTTATTAAAAGGAAAAAGAGGAATAATTTTTGGAGCTTTAAATGAGCAATCAATTGCTTGGAAAGTAGCAGAAAGAGCACATGAAGAAGGTGCAACTTTCGTTTTAACAAATGCACCAATTGCTTTAAGAATGGGTGAGTTAAATGCTTTAGCAGAAAAAACAAATTCTCAGGTTATTGGAGCAGATGCAACTTCTATGGATGATTTAAACAATCTTGTAGAAAAATCTATGGAAATTCTAGGAGGTAAAATAGACTTTGTTTTACATTCAATTGGTATGTCTGTAAACGTTCGTAAAGGAAAGCACTATACAGATCCAAAATATGATTTTACCACAAAAGGATGGGACATTTCTGCAGTATCTTTTCATAAAGTTATGAATGTGTTATATAACAAAAATGCCATGAGTGAGTGGGGTTCTATTGTTGCTTTAACATATATGGCTGCACAGAGAGTATTTCCAGACTATAATGATATGGCTGATAATAAAGCCTATTTAGAAAGTATTGCACGTAGTTTTGGTTACTTCTTTGGTAGAGATCACAAAGTTCGTGTAAACACAATTTCTCAATCGCCAACACCAACTACTGCAGGTAGTGGAGTTAAAGGTTTTGATGGTTTTATAGAATATGCAGAAAAAATGAGTCCATTAGGTAATGCAACAGCTTTAGAATGTGCAGACTATACCATTACAATGTTCTCAGATTTAACTAAGAAAGTAACTTTACAGAACTTATTTCATGATGGAGGTTTCTCTAATATGGGTGTAAGTGATCCAGTTATGGATAAATTTGTGGGCGAAGAATAA
- a CDS encoding glycosyltransferase produces the protein MQNIKFSIIIPVYNRPKEIDELLASLVTQNFDAEFEVLVIEDGSSETCKAIVESYNSQLSNVSYHFKENSGAGASRNYGMQKALGNYFIILDSDVILHKNYLSEVKKALEENYTDAFGGPDAAHKSFTYLQKAINYSMTSVLTTGGIRGKKQAVGKFQPRSFNLGISKIAFEKTQGFSKMKNGEDIELTFRLWDNGFKTQLIDKAFVYHKRRSSIPQFYKQTFGFGTARPILNKKFPSTAKITYWFPSLFILGLALGIVLALFGNVYLISFYYLYFIALLLDAIFKNGIIVGFLAIFTSLTQFLGYGLGFLKTQFNNNN, from the coding sequence TTGCAGAATATCAAATTTTCTATCATTATTCCAGTATACAATCGTCCAAAAGAAATAGATGAATTGCTGGCTAGTTTAGTAACTCAAAATTTTGATGCCGAATTTGAAGTTCTAGTTATAGAAGATGGCTCGTCTGAAACATGTAAAGCTATAGTAGAAAGTTATAATTCTCAACTGAGCAATGTATCCTATCATTTTAAAGAAAATTCAGGAGCAGGAGCTAGTAGAAATTATGGTATGCAAAAAGCATTAGGTAATTACTTTATCATTTTAGATTCAGACGTAATTTTACATAAAAATTACTTATCAGAAGTTAAAAAGGCTTTAGAAGAAAACTATACAGATGCTTTTGGTGGGCCAGATGCTGCTCATAAAAGTTTTACATATTTACAAAAGGCTATTAACTATTCTATGACTTCTGTATTAACCACAGGTGGAATTCGTGGTAAAAAACAGGCTGTAGGTAAGTTTCAACCAAGAAGTTTTAATCTAGGAATCTCTAAAATTGCCTTTGAAAAAACACAAGGTTTCTCTAAAATGAAAAATGGAGAAGATATAGAGCTTACTTTTAGATTGTGGGATAATGGTTTTAAAACACAATTAATAGACAAAGCTTTTGTTTATCATAAAAGAAGAAGTTCTATACCACAGTTTTACAAGCAAACGTTTGGTTTTGGAACTGCAAGGCCAATACTAAACAAGAAATTTCCATCAACTGCAAAAATCACTTATTGGTTTCCAAGTTTATTTATTTTGGGTTTAGCTTTAGGTATAGTTCTAGCTTTATTTGGTAATGTATATCTGATTAGTTTCTATTATTTATACTTTATAGCACTCTTGTTAGATGCTATTTTCAAAAACGGAATAATAGTTGGTTTTTTAGCTATATTTACTTCATTAACCCAATTTTTAGGGTATGGTTTAGGTTTCTTAAAAACACAATTTAATAACAATAACTAA